One Salinimonas marina DNA segment encodes these proteins:
- a CDS encoding DUF58 domain-containing protein, translating to MINKAHMLTALHSNGIELSTTELLRYRQLTHLINLKPGKAHCAALSGGYLSKHKGRGMEFDEARHYQAGDDIRAIDWRVTARTGKTHTKIYREERERPVFILCDLSASMQFGTQLLLKSIQAAHLSALIAWSAVQRGDKLGALLFTANQHRECKPMSRKRAVLALCHELMQLQNDQHDTEQLSAIAFSDACARARRLVRPGSLVYVISDFATLDAATAQHLAHLGRHSEVKSLMITDPFEHALPQVAGQRQVSVTDGQQRQTWLLGDSHQQQRYRESREQHLVQTTQLLRDAGIFCQQISAATPLEHQLNVQAGSKQ from the coding sequence ATGATAAATAAGGCCCACATGCTCACCGCGTTACACAGTAACGGAATTGAGCTGAGCACTACCGAATTGCTGCGCTACCGACAGCTGACACACCTGATTAACCTCAAGCCCGGTAAGGCCCATTGTGCGGCTTTATCCGGCGGCTACCTGAGTAAGCATAAAGGCCGGGGTATGGAGTTTGATGAAGCCCGCCATTATCAGGCCGGCGACGATATTCGGGCGATCGACTGGCGGGTAACCGCCCGCACCGGTAAAACCCATACCAAAATTTATCGTGAAGAACGTGAACGACCGGTTTTTATTCTATGCGACCTGTCTGCCTCAATGCAGTTTGGTACCCAATTGCTGCTAAAAAGTATCCAGGCGGCGCATCTGTCTGCCCTTATTGCCTGGTCGGCGGTCCAGCGGGGCGATAAACTGGGCGCTCTGCTCTTTACCGCTAATCAGCATCGCGAATGCAAACCGATGTCCCGTAAGCGCGCGGTGCTGGCCCTTTGTCACGAGCTGATGCAGTTGCAAAATGATCAGCATGATACAGAACAACTATCAGCTATTGCGTTTAGCGATGCCTGCGCCCGCGCACGGCGGCTGGTCCGGCCCGGTAGTCTGGTATACGTTATTTCCGATTTTGCCACGTTAGATGCTGCCACCGCCCAGCATCTTGCGCATCTGGGTCGTCATAGCGAAGTAAAATCGCTGATGATTACCGACCCCTTCGAACATGCTTTGCCACAGGTTGCCGGGCAGCGCCAGGTCAGTGTCACCGACGGTCAGCAACGTCAGACCTGGCTACTTGGCGATTCGCATCAGCAGCAACGGTACCGCGAAAGCCGCGAACAGCACCTGGTGCAGACCACGCAGTTGCTACGTGATGCCGGTATTTTCTGTCAACAAATCAGTGCGGCCACACCGTTGGAACATCAACTGAACGTGCAGGCTGGATCCAAACAATGA
- a CDS encoding vWA domain-containing protein, with protein sequence MFEFAWWWVLLLLPLPLLMRLLPASTPTQEAALHIPHVLAGATASSSQTRAQASVKLIWLWLIWLLLVVAAARPQWLGEPVSISSEGREMMLAVDLSGSMKIDDMTINGRQVNRLQMTKAVLADFIKRRVSDRLGLILFADTAYLQAPLTFDRKTVAQLLDESVIGLVGEQTAIGDAIGLAVKRLEAREKTNKVLILLTDGRNTTGNITPKQAKELAVESGVTVYTIGVGADKMVVENFFGRRQVNPSRELDEDMLTDIATATGGKYFRARDSQELEQIYSRLDELEPIEGDSQKLRPLSALYYYPLGLALLFSVLPLAGMLWRHRQRHPSRSTSQVKER encoded by the coding sequence ATGTTTGAGTTTGCCTGGTGGTGGGTATTATTGTTACTGCCGCTGCCGTTGCTAATGCGTTTGCTGCCAGCCAGTACCCCCACTCAGGAGGCGGCACTGCATATCCCCCATGTACTGGCCGGCGCTACTGCCTCATCCTCTCAGACACGTGCTCAGGCATCGGTTAAGCTCATCTGGTTATGGCTGATATGGCTGCTGTTGGTGGTGGCGGCCGCCCGCCCACAATGGCTGGGCGAGCCGGTCAGTATTTCCAGCGAAGGGCGTGAAATGATGCTGGCAGTGGATTTATCCGGCAGTATGAAAATAGACGATATGACGATAAATGGCCGTCAGGTAAACCGTCTGCAAATGACCAAAGCAGTATTGGCTGACTTTATCAAACGACGGGTCTCCGATCGCCTTGGTCTGATCTTATTTGCCGATACCGCTTATTTGCAGGCGCCCCTGACTTTTGACCGTAAAACGGTGGCGCAGTTGCTCGACGAATCCGTGATTGGTCTGGTAGGCGAACAGACCGCGATAGGCGATGCAATCGGTCTCGCGGTGAAGCGCCTGGAAGCCCGGGAAAAAACAAACAAGGTATTGATTTTATTAACAGATGGTCGCAATACCACAGGTAATATCACCCCAAAACAAGCTAAAGAACTGGCGGTTGAAAGCGGGGTTACGGTTTACACCATTGGGGTGGGCGCCGATAAAATGGTGGTCGAGAACTTTTTTGGTCGCCGGCAGGTAAACCCATCGCGGGAGCTGGATGAGGATATGCTTACTGACATCGCTACCGCCACGGGTGGCAAGTATTTTCGGGCCCGGGATTCCCAGGAACTCGAGCAAATATACAGTCGGCTGGATGAACTGGAACCCATCGAAGGCGATTCGCAAAAGCTGCGGCCGTTAAGTGCGTTGTATTATTATCCACTGGGTCTGGCGTTACTGTTTAGTGTGCTACCCCTGGCCGGCATGCTGTGGCGACACCGCCAACGCCATCCATCTCGGTCCACCTCGCAAGTAAAAGAGCGCTAA
- a CDS encoding VWA domain-containing protein: MVWQEFHFLRPWWLATIPVLLLIWFFYRRWRAQQSGWHGVIASHLYQKMVGAGQAQQRSGLYVALLVCWILVSLALAGPTWQRLPQPVYQVKAGQVVVMDMSLSMRSTDVSPDRLTRAKYKAMDLVKRISDGETGLVAYAGDAFIISPLTADYKNLNALIPSLNPEIMPVAGSDPLLGIEKASELLTNAGYRQGHIFWITDGISREQQQELQSYLSTLPFTINILAVGTEEGAPIKQASGELLKDRRGQIVVPRLRKDALQALASTTGGEFAVISASEADIRNLANSFRQDERQVAEQQQNQYSGDQWQEFGPYLLLVCLPIMLLFFRRAAAFCLTLVSVSLWLPEPVYAQSTPPAQNDSDEATTARQALSWQSQLFENTNQQGQTLYQAGAYEQAAGHFEAPDWQASAHYKAGNYEQAASLFSQQDTADAAYNQGNALTQLGDYEQAIQAYNKALAKNPQHTQALHNKKIAEQLLQQQQQQQQQQQQQQQQQQQQQQQQNNEGENREDQSGQNSDPQSQSGQQDQSQPDAQDASPSGSQDQGEEQSDDSGAAKPDESADTGSSPESAAGDKEDASEQASEPAASGAPTQAEKPADEAENPEHQVAGQAELSDAEKENLQRLENLKKRIPDDPAFLLKRKMQLEAQQRRNRRPPSNRSEW; encoded by the coding sequence ATGGTCTGGCAGGAATTTCATTTTTTAAGACCCTGGTGGCTCGCCACCATTCCGGTTTTACTATTAATCTGGTTTTTCTATCGACGCTGGCGGGCACAGCAGTCCGGCTGGCACGGCGTGATAGCCTCGCATTTGTATCAGAAAATGGTGGGCGCGGGCCAGGCACAACAAAGGTCTGGTTTATACGTAGCCCTGTTAGTGTGCTGGATACTGGTAAGTCTGGCGCTGGCTGGCCCTACCTGGCAACGGCTGCCGCAGCCGGTCTATCAGGTCAAGGCCGGACAGGTAGTCGTTATGGACATGTCGTTGTCTATGCGATCTACCGATGTCTCCCCCGACCGGCTTACTCGCGCTAAATACAAGGCGATGGATTTGGTCAAGCGCATCAGTGACGGTGAAACCGGATTGGTGGCTTACGCGGGCGACGCATTTATTATCAGCCCTCTTACCGCAGATTATAAAAACCTGAATGCGCTCATTCCCAGTCTGAACCCGGAAATTATGCCGGTTGCTGGTAGCGATCCGTTGCTCGGCATCGAAAAGGCCAGCGAATTACTGACCAATGCCGGCTATCGGCAGGGGCATATTTTCTGGATAACCGATGGCATCAGCCGGGAGCAACAGCAAGAGTTACAAAGCTATCTTAGTACCCTGCCCTTTACGATTAATATTCTGGCAGTGGGGACCGAGGAGGGCGCACCAATCAAGCAGGCCAGTGGTGAATTGCTTAAAGACCGGCGCGGACAGATTGTGGTGCCCCGCTTACGCAAAGACGCCCTACAGGCGTTGGCCAGCACCACCGGGGGTGAATTTGCCGTTATTTCGGCCTCCGAAGCTGATATTCGCAATCTGGCGAACAGTTTCAGACAGGATGAGCGACAAGTCGCTGAACAACAACAAAACCAGTACAGTGGTGATCAGTGGCAGGAGTTCGGGCCATATTTGTTGCTTGTTTGTCTGCCGATAATGCTGCTTTTTTTCAGACGAGCGGCGGCGTTCTGCCTCACTCTCGTATCGGTGTCACTATGGTTGCCTGAACCCGTTTATGCGCAAAGCACCCCGCCGGCTCAAAATGATAGTGATGAAGCGACGACTGCCCGCCAGGCACTGAGCTGGCAAAGTCAGCTATTTGAAAACACCAACCAGCAGGGCCAAACCCTGTACCAGGCTGGCGCTTATGAACAGGCCGCCGGGCACTTTGAGGCCCCGGACTGGCAGGCCAGTGCCCATTATAAAGCGGGTAATTACGAGCAGGCGGCGTCGTTATTCAGTCAGCAGGATACCGCGGATGCGGCTTACAATCAGGGCAATGCCCTGACGCAGCTGGGAGATTACGAGCAGGCCATACAGGCGTACAACAAGGCGTTGGCCAAAAATCCCCAACATACCCAGGCGCTGCATAACAAAAAAATTGCTGAGCAATTGCTGCAACAGCAACAGCAACAGCAACAGCAACAGCAACAGCAACAGCAACAGCAACAGCAACAGCAACAGCAACAAAACAACGAGGGTGAGAACCGCGAAGATCAGTCAGGCCAGAACTCTGACCCGCAGTCCCAATCCGGCCAGCAGGACCAGTCGCAACCGGATGCTCAGGACGCCTCCCCATCCGGCTCGCAAGACCAGGGTGAGGAGCAAAGCGACGATTCCGGCGCTGCGAAGCCAGATGAATCTGCCGACACCGGGTCCTCACCTGAGTCGGCTGCTGGTGATAAAGAGGATGCGTCAGAACAAGCTTCTGAACCAGCCGCGTCTGGCGCCCCGACTCAGGCAGAAAAGCCCGCCGATGAGGCAGAAAATCCTGAACACCAGGTGGCAGGACAGGCTGAACTTAGTGATGCAGAAAAAGAAAACCTGCAACGGCTTGAAAATCTTAAAAAGCGCATCCCCGATGATCCGGCTTTCTTACTTAAGCGAAAAATGCAGCTTGAAGCCCAGCAGCGGCGTAACCGGCGTCCCCCATCCAACCGGAGTGAGTGGTAA
- a CDS encoding BatD family protein, with the protein MKQLYILIMGLALSLASHASVTNVRAQIDKNPVMVDEAIRLSVIAAGDPSRDAFDSSALLNDFVVGRTAISNRTSIINGTRSKTTTWTTTLFPRQEGRFTIPAFTIEGHQTQPIEVEVIPVSQSDNDKPARDFYVTTSVDTNEVYLNQQIRYTVKLFLATDIERGSLQAPKLAQAQISQLGDDRRTTEIVNGRRYQVIERNFAVVPQRSGEFTIQGPVFTGEVLAPNTNQRFGFFNRTQTINRLGPDITLTVKAQPDDIDFHWLPSEFVDIHEEWPQQQEFTVGEPVTRTMTLTAMGVVEEQLPDFPTHYPPGFKVYPDQSQTATVDKDNTLIAQRVASVAIIPTKAGKYVLPEITIPWFNVLTQETEYATLKARSIEVVPDTASAPAPTSPAAAASSTPEPETGEAPAQTTPPESGAGMPGYAMWLLLGLWVATVLLLAIVIRYYRKKLSQQPPAAAVGSGHERQVEAQAYAQLESALKSGQASQVVAALHHWLRQLEGLEQPLTRPADSVLTAPLQAPLDALLASLYGPGSTTWDVQPLRSALVAVRQQYLQHQQEQRQPLSPLYQQ; encoded by the coding sequence ATGAAACAGTTGTACATATTAATAATGGGTTTAGCACTAAGTCTGGCCAGCCACGCCAGCGTCACCAATGTGCGGGCTCAGATTGATAAAAATCCGGTGATGGTGGATGAGGCTATCCGCCTTTCGGTCATTGCTGCCGGGGACCCCTCCCGGGATGCATTTGACAGCTCAGCACTGCTTAATGACTTTGTGGTGGGCCGCACTGCCATTAGTAACCGCACCAGTATTATTAATGGTACACGCAGCAAAACCACCACCTGGACCACCACGTTGTTTCCTCGTCAGGAAGGTCGTTTTACGATCCCCGCTTTTACTATCGAAGGACACCAAACCCAGCCTATTGAGGTAGAGGTTATTCCGGTAAGCCAGTCGGACAATGACAAGCCAGCCCGTGATTTTTATGTTACCACCAGCGTGGATACCAACGAGGTCTATCTTAATCAGCAAATTCGCTACACAGTGAAACTGTTTCTGGCTACTGATATCGAACGTGGAAGTTTACAGGCACCCAAGCTGGCTCAGGCGCAAATCAGCCAGCTGGGCGATGATAGGCGTACCACAGAAATTGTAAATGGCCGGCGCTACCAGGTCATTGAACGTAATTTTGCGGTGGTACCTCAACGTTCAGGCGAGTTTACTATTCAGGGGCCGGTCTTTACCGGTGAGGTGCTGGCCCCCAATACTAACCAGCGCTTTGGTTTTTTCAATCGCACTCAAACCATCAACCGGCTGGGGCCGGATATAACCTTAACGGTTAAAGCGCAACCTGATGATATTGATTTTCACTGGCTTCCCAGTGAGTTTGTGGACATTCACGAAGAGTGGCCTCAGCAACAGGAATTTACGGTGGGTGAACCGGTTACCCGAACCATGACCCTCACCGCCATGGGGGTGGTAGAAGAACAGCTTCCCGACTTCCCCACTCATTATCCACCCGGCTTCAAGGTCTACCCCGATCAAAGCCAGACCGCTACCGTGGATAAAGACAATACTCTGATTGCGCAGCGGGTCGCCTCGGTGGCGATTATCCCCACGAAAGCGGGTAAATATGTGCTGCCTGAGATCACCATCCCCTGGTTTAATGTCCTGACCCAAGAGACCGAATACGCCACATTGAAAGCCCGCAGCATAGAGGTGGTGCCCGATACGGCGTCTGCCCCGGCGCCCACCAGCCCTGCCGCTGCGGCTTCATCTACGCCAGAGCCTGAGACCGGCGAGGCGCCGGCGCAGACTACGCCGCCAGAGTCCGGAGCCGGTATGCCCGGATACGCTATGTGGCTGTTGCTGGGCCTTTGGGTTGCCACTGTACTGCTATTGGCCATCGTTATACGCTATTATCGTAAAAAATTAAGCCAACAGCCGCCCGCAGCCGCGGTTGGAAGCGGCCATGAAAGGCAAGTCGAAGCACAGGCCTATGCGCAGCTTGAAAGCGCCTTAAAAAGTGGCCAGGCCAGTCAGGTGGTCGCGGCGTTGCATCACTGGCTCCGCCAGCTGGAAGGCCTTGAGCAGCCCCTTACCAGGCCGGCCGACAGTGTTCTTACCGCACCGTTGCAGGCGCCGCTGGATGCGTTGCTGGCGAGCTTGTATGGCCCCGGATCAACGACGTGGGATGTACAGCCACTTCGCAGCGCCTTAGTGGCTGTTCGTCAGCAATATTTGCAACACCAACAAGAACAACGACAACCGTTGTCACCGCTCTATCAGCAATAA
- a CDS encoding DUF885 domain-containing protein → MQKNMFRLSALALALSGLMACSPASQEASSNKSAGNATESESQMSAQSESERLNAFFERTFEEDLKRSPVSQSYLGYKWDYGEWDDVSEEAKEQQMAIYKNRLEELDTFDAKKLNEQEKLSLKLYRYELERSLENDKFRHHTYVINQFRGPHTMVPSFLINIHSVKTEDDAKAYISRLDKVDTYFGQVIDQMKLRQEAGVFPPAWAYPQMIQASRNVISGAPFDTSDTPSTLWEDIDGKIRALEVENTVKQNLLAEAKAALLTSVRPAYEELISELEAQEKLSPEGDGVWRLPEGKAWYDNRLSWYTTTDLSAEEVHQIGLENVDRIHNEMKKIMKEVEFDGTLQEFFEFMRTDDQFYYEDTKEGRQRYLTEAKQHIDNMRDALPDYFGLTPEADMIVKRVEAFREQSAGKAFYQSPAQDGSRPGIYYANLYDMSSMPTYQMEALAYHEGIPGHHMQRAIAQELDGIPMFQKFLSATAYTEGWGLYSEELAKDMGFYEDPYSDFGRLAMELWRACRLVVDTGLHSKQWSREEAVEYLVENTPNPEYDAQKAIERYIALPGQATAYMIGKLKIMELRDKAREELGDKFSFPEFHDEILKDGPVSLAVLTDKINRWIEQTKAE, encoded by the coding sequence ATGCAAAAAAACATGTTTCGTTTAAGTGCGCTGGCACTGGCACTTAGCGGCTTAATGGCCTGCTCGCCTGCCTCACAGGAAGCCAGCAGCAACAAAAGCGCGGGCAACGCCACCGAGTCTGAGTCGCAGATGAGCGCTCAAAGTGAGTCTGAACGGCTTAATGCTTTTTTCGAACGTACCTTTGAAGAAGACTTAAAACGGTCACCCGTGTCCCAAAGCTATCTGGGCTACAAGTGGGACTATGGCGAGTGGGATGATGTCAGCGAAGAAGCCAAAGAACAGCAAATGGCTATCTACAAAAATCGTCTTGAAGAGCTTGATACGTTCGATGCAAAAAAGCTTAACGAACAGGAAAAATTAAGCCTGAAACTCTACCGTTATGAGCTTGAACGGTCACTGGAAAACGACAAATTCCGTCATCACACTTATGTTATCAATCAGTTCCGCGGGCCGCACACCATGGTTCCCAGCTTTTTGATCAATATTCATAGTGTTAAAACTGAAGACGATGCCAAAGCCTACATCAGCCGTCTGGACAAAGTGGACACGTACTTTGGACAGGTTATTGACCAGATGAAACTGCGCCAGGAAGCAGGAGTTTTTCCACCAGCCTGGGCTTACCCGCAGATGATACAGGCGTCACGTAATGTGATCTCCGGAGCGCCTTTTGACACATCTGATACCCCTTCAACCTTGTGGGAAGACATTGATGGCAAAATCCGGGCCCTGGAGGTTGAAAATACCGTTAAACAAAATCTGCTGGCCGAAGCAAAAGCCGCACTGCTGACCTCGGTTCGTCCTGCGTATGAGGAGCTGATCAGTGAATTGGAAGCCCAGGAAAAATTAAGTCCTGAAGGCGACGGTGTATGGCGGTTACCGGAAGGCAAAGCCTGGTACGACAATCGTCTTAGCTGGTATACCACCACCGATCTTAGTGCCGAGGAAGTCCATCAGATTGGTCTGGAAAATGTGGATCGTATTCATAATGAAATGAAGAAGATCATGAAGGAGGTGGAATTTGACGGCACCTTGCAGGAGTTCTTTGAATTCATGCGTACCGATGATCAGTTCTACTACGAAGATACCAAAGAAGGACGTCAGCGTTATCTGACCGAAGCCAAACAGCATATCGATAATATGCGCGACGCACTGCCAGACTATTTTGGGCTAACCCCTGAAGCCGATATGATTGTTAAGCGGGTGGAGGCTTTCCGTGAACAATCTGCAGGTAAGGCGTTTTATCAAAGCCCGGCGCAGGATGGTTCACGGCCTGGCATCTATTACGCCAACCTGTATGACATGAGTTCCATGCCCACCTATCAAATGGAAGCCCTGGCGTACCATGAAGGTATTCCCGGCCATCATATGCAACGCGCGATTGCTCAGGAACTTGACGGCATTCCGATGTTCCAGAAATTTTTAAGCGCCACCGCCTATACCGAAGGCTGGGGATTGTATAGCGAAGAGCTGGCTAAGGACATGGGTTTTTATGAAGATCCCTACTCTGATTTTGGCCGCCTGGCCATGGAATTGTGGCGAGCCTGCCGGCTGGTGGTCGATACCGGCCTTCACTCAAAACAATGGTCACGTGAAGAAGCGGTTGAGTACCTGGTAGAAAATACTCCGAACCCTGAATACGATGCGCAAAAAGCGATTGAGCGCTATATTGCGTTGCCCGGGCAAGCCACCGCTTACATGATTGGTAAGCTCAAAATCATGGAGCTGCGCGATAAGGCCCGTGAGGAATTAGGCGATAAATTCAGTTTCCCGGAGTTTCATGATGAAATTCTCAAAGACGGCCCGGTGTCGCTGGCGGTGCTGACCGATAAAATCAATCGCTGGATTGAGCAAACTAAAGCAGAATAA
- a CDS encoding sigma-70 family RNA polymerase sigma factor — translation MKQKQKRYEALVHAFHADIYRYAYYLAKDKSVAEDIAQETFLRAWRSLDALKDEKAAKSWLITIVRRENARRFEKKQLDIVEYDEAALVDETCFAESSVHQNEIHRLLAGLSLEYREPLILQLIFGYSGDEIAAQLDLNKNTVMTRLFRARNQLKDTLSKQPEVRGHRNG, via the coding sequence ATGAAACAGAAACAAAAACGCTATGAAGCGCTGGTGCACGCCTTTCACGCCGATATCTATCGATATGCGTATTATCTGGCTAAAGACAAAAGCGTGGCGGAAGATATCGCCCAGGAGACGTTTTTACGGGCCTGGCGTTCGCTGGATGCTTTAAAAGATGAAAAGGCAGCCAAGTCCTGGCTGATCACCATCGTGCGCCGTGAAAATGCCCGGCGGTTTGAAAAAAAGCAGTTGGATATTGTGGAGTATGATGAGGCCGCACTAGTAGATGAAACCTGTTTTGCTGAAAGTTCGGTACACCAGAATGAGATCCATCGATTGCTGGCCGGACTTTCGCTTGAATACCGGGAGCCTTTGATTTTGCAATTAATTTTTGGTTATAGCGGCGATGAAATCGCGGCGCAGCTGGACCTTAATAAAAATACCGTAATGACACGTTTGTTTCGTGCCCGCAACCAGCTTAAAGATACCTTGAGTAAGCAACCAGAAGTACGAGGTCACCGTAATGGATGA
- the putP gene encoding sodium/proline symporter PutP — MATGTIISLGLYFAAMIGIGVFAYRQTDTNVEGYMLGGRQLGPAVTALSAGASDMSGWMLMGLPGAMYVSGLSAGWIAIGLVLGALANYLLVAPRLRVYTELAKNSITLPDYFENRFDDNSRLLRVIASVVIVIFFTLYTSSGVVAGGKLFESSFGLTYETGLYVTTAVVVLYTLVGGFMAVSMTDFVQGCIMFISLVMVPIVTVMELGGFNEAVQAVRDIDPDLLSPFADASTKQDLTIVGIVSLLAWGLGYFGQPHIIVRFMAIRSVKDVPAARNIGMSWMLVSIIGALVTGLFGLAYVTSQEGVQIDPETVFIYLSQILFHPLIGGFLLAAILAAIMSTISSQLLVTSSSLTSDFYQAFLRRNASDTELVIAGRVSVVVVAAVAIYLAYDRDSTILTLVSNAWAGFGAAFGPLVLFSLFKRSMTRRAALGGMVVGALTVLFWIYAPFQIDGKPLSAWMYEIVPGFVLASITIMVLSKFGKPREGVEETFDAFQKKMDEELR, encoded by the coding sequence ATGGCAACAGGTACTATAATTTCGTTAGGGCTTTACTTCGCAGCCATGATTGGCATCGGGGTATTTGCGTATCGACAAACAGACACCAATGTCGAAGGCTACATGCTGGGTGGACGTCAGTTAGGTCCCGCTGTAACTGCACTTTCTGCTGGCGCTTCGGACATGAGTGGCTGGATGCTGATGGGTCTGCCAGGGGCGATGTATGTCTCAGGCTTGTCTGCAGGCTGGATTGCAATTGGTCTGGTTTTGGGCGCACTGGCAAACTACCTGCTGGTAGCACCACGTTTGCGGGTTTACACCGAACTGGCAAAAAACTCCATTACACTACCCGATTACTTTGAAAATCGATTCGATGACAACAGCCGTCTTCTGCGTGTCATCGCATCGGTTGTTATCGTAATTTTCTTTACGCTGTATACTTCATCTGGCGTAGTTGCCGGGGGTAAACTGTTTGAATCCTCTTTTGGTCTGACCTATGAAACCGGTCTGTATGTCACCACCGCGGTCGTGGTGCTGTATACGCTGGTAGGTGGTTTTATGGCCGTGAGTATGACCGATTTTGTACAGGGTTGTATCATGTTTATCTCGCTGGTGATGGTGCCTATCGTGACCGTCATGGAGTTAGGCGGCTTTAACGAAGCGGTGCAAGCAGTGCGCGATATCGATCCTGACCTGCTCAGCCCATTTGCGGATGCCAGCACCAAGCAAGATCTCACCATCGTTGGTATTGTCTCGTTACTGGCATGGGGCCTGGGGTATTTCGGACAGCCACATATCATCGTGCGTTTCATGGCTATCCGTAGCGTTAAGGATGTCCCTGCAGCGCGTAATATTGGTATGAGCTGGATGCTGGTTTCTATCATCGGTGCCCTGGTTACCGGTCTGTTTGGTCTGGCCTATGTGACGTCGCAGGAAGGGGTTCAAATTGACCCTGAGACCGTCTTTATCTACTTGTCACAGATTCTGTTCCACCCGTTAATTGGTGGTTTCCTGCTGGCAGCCATTCTGGCGGCGATCATGAGTACAATCTCCTCGCAGCTGTTGGTGACTTCAAGTTCACTGACCAGTGACTTTTATCAGGCCTTCCTGCGTCGTAATGCCTCAGATACCGAGCTGGTAATTGCTGGCCGTGTATCAGTGGTGGTTGTCGCGGCGGTCGCTATTTATCTGGCATACGATCGTGACAGCACGATTCTGACGCTGGTAAGTAACGCCTGGGCAGGGTTTGGTGCTGCATTTGGTCCGCTGGTTCTGTTCAGCCTGTTTAAACGCAGTATGACCCGCCGCGCCGCACTAGGTGGCATGGTTGTGGGTGCACTAACGGTGCTGTTCTGGATTTATGCACCATTCCAGATTGATGGCAAGCCGCTAAGTGCATGGATGTATGAAATTGTGCCTGGCTTCGTCCTGGCCAGTATCACCATTATGGTGTTGTCGAAATTTGGCAAGCCGCGCGAAGGTGTTGAAGAAACCTTTGATGCATTCCAGAAAAAAATGGATGAAGAGCTGCGCTAA
- the cysD gene encoding sulfate adenylyltransferase subunit CysD encodes MTSEIPSITHLKQLEAESIHIFREVAAEFDNPVMLYSVGKDSSVLLHLARKAFAPGKIPFPLLHVDTTWKFQEMIEFRDQQAKKYGFDLLVHKNPEGIAQGVGPFSHGSSVHTDVMKTQALKQALNEHKFDAAFGGARRDEEKSRAKERVYSFRDSNHRWDPKNQRPELWNIYNSKVNKGESIRVFPMSNWTELDIWQYIYLENIDIPSLYLAKPRPVVERDGVLIMVDDDRMPLEPGEEPQMRSVRFRTLGCYPLTGAVESEAATLPEVIQEMLLTKTSERQGRVIDHDSAGSMEKKKMEGYF; translated from the coding sequence ATGACTTCAGAAATACCGTCTATTACGCATTTGAAACAACTCGAAGCCGAGAGCATCCATATCTTTCGCGAGGTCGCCGCAGAGTTTGACAACCCTGTGATGCTGTACTCTGTAGGTAAGGATTCTTCGGTTTTACTGCATCTGGCACGCAAAGCATTTGCTCCGGGTAAAATTCCTTTCCCATTGCTGCACGTCGATACCACCTGGAAATTCCAGGAAATGATCGAGTTTCGTGACCAGCAGGCAAAAAAATACGGTTTCGATCTGTTAGTTCATAAGAATCCAGAAGGTATTGCTCAGGGCGTAGGACCATTTTCCCACGGCAGCTCTGTTCATACTGACGTAATGAAAACCCAGGCACTGAAGCAGGCGTTAAATGAACATAAGTTCGATGCTGCCTTTGGTGGTGCCCGTCGTGACGAAGAAAAGTCTCGGGCGAAAGAACGGGTGTATTCGTTCCGCGACAGTAATCATCGCTGGGATCCAAAAAATCAGCGTCCAGAGTTATGGAACATCTATAACTCAAAAGTAAACAAAGGCGAAAGCATTCGTGTGTTCCCAATGTCAAACTGGACTGAGCTGGATATCTGGCAATACATCTATCTTGAAAACATCGATATTCCTTCGCTGTACCTGGCGAAGCCGCGCCCTGTGGTAGAACGCGACGGAGTGCTGATCATGGTTGATGACGACAGAATGCCACTGGAGCCAGGTGAAGAGCCGCAAATGCGCTCAGTACGTTTTCGTACCTTAGGCTGCTACCCACTGACCGGTGCGGTAGAGTCAGAAGCCGCGACCTTACCTGAAGTTATTCAGGAAATGTTACTGACCAAGACCTCAGAGCGTCAGGGTCGGGTCATTGACCATGACAGCGCCGGGTCGATGGAAAAGAAAAAAATGGAAGGATACTTCTAA